The genomic window CATCTGTTCCCACATCTTTTTACAAGCTGTTGGAGCATTTTCCCTCTAACCTCAAAGGCTTTCTCTTCTGCAGGAGTCTCCTGAATGAACAGAACTAGAGAGTGTTTCCAGGCTCCATGGCACAGAAGACTCAAGTGGTTTGATGTGGCATTTCTCTCCATTTCCGTAAAGGTCATGTTCTCATGGATGACCAGCAGAAAGGCATGAGGTCCTGGAGGACACAGAGTCACACTGAGAACAATCTCCTGTTTCAGGAGGTTAGGAGAATCCCTATGAAAAATGAAATCATAATCCTTCCACCCTGGAGTGTCCACCACAGTGACCTGTCTCCCTGctacctctccctgtctcttcacaCACTGCAGTGTTCTCACATCAGGGTCAAACTCCTCTCTgcccaggatggtgtttcctgCTGAACTCTTCCCAGCTTCTCTGTTCCCCAGCAGCACAATCTTCACGTCAGAGGCCACTATTTCACAAGACAACTGGCCAGTTATTCAGAAAAAGGATAACCTCCCCAAACATATATTAATAGTGTTAATAAAGAATTATTAGCCATAGTGCAATCTGTACATatagacaaacacagagaggaagagatagcaCTGATGAACTCACCAGAAGATAATCCTTCTGCAGCCATTTCTGCTGTTTCACTCAGGTGGTCTAACTTGTGGCTAAAAGAAATCATTACCCACACCTTTTGAAAAGGGATAACATATATATTAaattaatgtgtacatttattttcCATTGAGGTTATATGTATATTTAAGTCCCACAAGTAGGCTAGCTGTTGTTGTTTGCATTGTCATGGTTAGGCTAATTCAACAGTCCGATAGATAATTGCTGCTTGTGAAAAcgattattacagttttttgtttttttttacatttcgcACCCATGCAGTGCAGTGTTACATGTTTTGAATTTAAAATAAACATGCCCCTGATGTACACTACATTGTTTAGGTTTTTTAGTCAGAGAAGCTACGTAGGGCCTAGGCAATGTCATTTTTGTTGTTCCATTACCTCCAACCCCCGTTTTGAGTCACCGGATCTACCCCCCCTCTGCGCTCGGGACCTCACACATTACAAATTAAGCACTGGCTATGTGGCCTCAACCAGAGCATGTATATGGACAGCCTGTTCACTTCCATTGTATCAAATCTGGTTGCGGTTCACCATAGTTCCATTAGAGATGGTCACAAGCTAGCACAAAATGAGTGGGTGTCAAAAGCTTAGTTTTCTCTGGACTCAACCATAAATACATGTCTGTCTGttggaacaaaacaaaaaactagAAAATTCGCTTGAGATTTTGACAATTTATGGTGATTTTATTTTCGTTACACATTTGCTAGACGCTAATGCATTAGAGAGGATCCCCGCGGCAAGATAGCGTCTGTATTGACGCATTTGTTCCAATGAAGAGCAGTAGTCAAGGCGACATTTAgtcagtaggctatgtgtgttttgtctatttgccttattcacccggaggccagaacgaggctacagaggtacacttgccattacacctcagtccagcagatggtggtggtaatgcactctgtttgcaaactggcaaaaaactcactgaagatgaagcagaagaacaggccagtgaacccaACTTATTTTTCAGTAAGGTTTTTACAGTTTGCAAACAGAatgcattaccaccatctgctggactgagatGTAATTACAAGTGTAgcctgtagcctcgttctggcctccgggtgaataaggcgaattggcctacatgctggatgtgacattgggggtgtggctgcatcgcTGATTCTAGATTTGATTTCCAAGTTAGAGATCAAGACTGAAATCCTGACAGCTCTAATCAACAACAATAGTGCTGTTATCACCAGTTTTCAACACCTCATTTTGTGATCATGACCCAATTCACACACTGACATGTTTATATTACAACCACAGCAATAAATTGATCTACAGCGATGTTAAATTAATGGTGTCTAATTGTAATTTGTCGTACATGTCTAATCTTTTTTGCCATTCACTATGGCAGAACTAAAGTTACATATCTGCAAAAAGTCAATAGGCTTACATGAAGTAAGTCAGAAACATACGTCCTTACGGAACAGGACAGCTAGGGATATGTAATACTAAATAAAGTTTGCTTGAGTAGACtaagattaatgttaatgagTAAAAGCCGAATATTATTCAGCACACATCACACGCAAGCAACACACTCAGCTTAACAGCATAGTGACATACAGTACTGATCGGAGGAGCGTTTTCTAGCTGTATAAACGCCACGGCTCAATGTGTTTATATTACATCACTTCATGCTAAATCTATCACTATCCATTTTTAATTTCAAGGCTGCATCTTCTGAAAAGAAACATAATTGAGAATGTGAATATAATAAAGTGAATACTTACTAGTTACAGCAAGAGACAGTGACAGTGAGAGACAGTCCagctctgaactgaactgaaaatagCTGGTTCCTGTTTTCTCATGTTGTCATGTGACACGACAGAAGTCAGGTCCCTGACCATTAACACAAAGAATGACTGTCTGCTGTCCAAAAGTGCTCCAAGTAAAGAGTAGTATTTTCCATATTCAAGATACAGATTCCAATTATCTGCATTGTCATTAGATACAGCATGAGTAGACTACAGTGACATAAAAAGTAATTTATTTACTTTCAGTCTTTGGCTTCTAGAAATGGAATGGACATTCCAGGAATTGTGTCATTATGACATCTTGACCACAGGTCCCACTCTCACATGATTGCTCTTAAATACCTCTATTTCGTCATTTCATTTCCAAAAATCTGCATTTCAAACGCTCAACAACACATTATCAAGGTGTGGCTGTGGTGCACCAGTAGTAGCTTTGCTGTCTGACAATCAGATGGTCAAGGTTTGCTGTTGCAAGTACATATCTCTtttgataaaagcatctgctaaatacaaGACAACTTACTGTCTGCTTTAAACTTTTTGTTCCTACCTCATAAAACATCCTCTCATCTTTGTCTGTTCTATGTTGCAGCAGAGCTCAGTAACACTTTATGAAGCATGAATTAATTCAcaatttatgtattacttcattccttaaaaTATCTCATGAAACATCAGGAATTGACACGGCTTATTCTGTAATTCgtgacctcatacataaacaACACAGCACCTAAAGCATTAGATACGGTaggcacatcattatgaattatgatatAATTAAGCATAATCATGATTatttgcagttctctaaacacgtcATTATTCACAAcattagttgaggggccacagacatgatgaacTCATGTGCAATTAATCTTAACAATGATCTGATCTTCTGACTTTCTTCAGTCTTTCCATTCTTCCACACATATTGATGAGCCAATCCCAGAATCCGTTTCTGATGCTGTGTCTGACGAGTTTTTGTGGATACTTGAGCTCGTTTCAGACTTATTGTCTGCAACTAAAACACACAAAGCCTCAAACTTCCAGACAGTTCTAACTTTTTTAATGGTAAGATGAATGTGGTCAAAATAAGATGTGGATGTAGCAGCTGACGTTGCTGCTacatccttctctctcatcAAACAAGGGACAGCTATCGAAGggaaataaaacacaacagtGATATATAGTCACTCCTCACTAAAGGATTTCACCACGAACACCAAACACCTTGCTATATACAGCTGATTTGTATTGCACAGTAATGCATAAGCAAATGTCCAGGAAACTGGACGTGATGACAATTATTGTGTCTTGACTTCAGACATGAAATAGGTCTTGAGACTGTCTGGTATGAAAATTGTGCAGTATCTAAGTTATGACACCACAGAGTACGTAAGGTAACAGTTTTAAGATAAAGTAGCAGGTTGAAATCTACCCAAATTCTCTCAATAAAAGCACAAATTACCAAAAACCCTACTAGGACAACACTAGCACATTACTTATTTGTGAAATAATTTATATTATAACCCCACAGGTTTATTTAATCGTCTTTCATGATTGGACATTTCTGCATCATTATGTAATTTGATAGTCATCACATGCACAGTATGGGAAGGTTTGTTTTTATAGGCCAAGGTCTTGATAAAGGTAGCTGTCCAGTTCTTTAAGAAGGGTGAACATGATGCCACAGGTTTGTTTTTACAGGCCGAGGTCTTGATAAAGGTAGCTGTCCAGTTCTTTTAGGAGGGAGAGCATGATGCCACATGCTCTGTCCCCCTTTTTAAGCACCATGTCGATGAGGGAGGTCACCTGGTCCTGCAGCACGCTGGTCCTCTGCAGGACGTCTTCTGCCTCCCTGCTGCTTATCACACGAGGCGGAGCTTGAAGTTCATCCAACAGATCTCGGAGTAGAGCTCCCGATGTTTTCTTGATGAGATCAGGACGAATCATGAACAGTTGATCTAGAACGAGATCATTAACGTAAGATTTTGACTTTTGACTTtagctgctactgctactatgCTCTACCTAAGTAAGATTTTGTAGTTACCTGAATCCAAATCATGTTCAATGCAAAAcagctgctactgctactatgGTCTACCTAAGCAAGTAGGTTTAAGATTGTGTAGTTACCTATGCACACAAATTAAATGTAGAATGAGAGCTCTAGGTTTAAACAGCTTTTGGTACATTCATCATACTCATATCATTTTTAAACGGTCAGCATTGGATTACCGGTATGTACCTTCATGTGACATGGAGGCCATTTTCCCTTTTTCCTCATCAGTCCTGGCAGATCTGCTTGTGTAAGCCGCTTCTCTGTGGGTCATGACTTGGGAATGTCTGGATGCTGCCGAGGGCATTTCATGACTATGTTCCATTTCTCCAGTCTCACCAAATTCAAAGCTTTCCAGTGTAGCTTTCCATATGGACTGCCCTTCACTGATCAGCTCCAAATCAAAACAGTCTGCGTTTTTAATGACCACCTCAAACAGGTCTGGAGGTCTGATGTATTTAAAAGTTATGTGTTGTGGCGAAGTTTTAGAATCATGGCAGGATGCCTTAAGGCTACATTTGCTGTTCATCCAAATGGATATGTCTGGACGATGTTTTTTGATCTTCTTTTTATCTTGGAACTCTCGTAAATCCTGTTCTACCGCCTGAATCATGGAAGCATCCCGTGGCACGATATACGTGAAGAGAACCAGGGGTGTCACTCTGGTCCGGTAAATTAACACGTCCAGATGGGCTTTCATTGGGATTCCGATTTTCACCAGGACTTCTGTCAGTGAGAAGGAGGGCTTGAGGAGCTTTGCGTGGAAGCGGGTCAGCTCACATTTCTCTAGAGTCACACTGCGGTCAACCCCATGCAGAACTCTCACAGCCTCTCTAAGAGAGGAGTCTGAACCTTCCAGACAGGCAAAATGGGGCAGATGAGCCTCCAACAGTTCACCTGAGAGCACTTTGATGTCCATCAACGGACCAATTGGCTCATACTGCAACATGGCAAGCTCTGCTCCAAATACATGGGGGTCACTAAAGTGATACTGTAGAGAGACTTCAACAG from Alosa sapidissima isolate fAloSap1 chromosome 9, fAloSap1.pri, whole genome shotgun sequence includes these protein-coding regions:
- the LOC121719646 gene encoding caspase recruitment domain-containing protein 16-like; translated protein: MPSAASRHSQVMTHREAAYTSRSARTDEEKGKMASMSHEDQLFMIRPDLIKKTSGALLRDLLDELQAPPRVISSREAEDVLQRTSVLQDQVTSLIDMVLKKGDRACGIMLSLLKELDSYLYQDLGL